A single genomic interval of Camelina sativa cultivar DH55 chromosome 11, Cs, whole genome shotgun sequence harbors:
- the LOC104724364 gene encoding bidirectional sugar transporter SWEET8-like, whose product MVDAQQVRFIIGVIGNVISFGLFAAPAKTFWRIFKKKSVEEFSYVPYVATVMNCMLWVFYGLPVVHKDSILVSTINGVGLVIELFYVGIYLLYCGHKKNARRNIVSFLALEVVAVAGIVLVTLFAIKNEFAKQTFVGVICDVFNIAMYGAPSLAIAKVVKTKSVEYMPFLLSLVCFVNAAIWTSYSLIYKIDIYVLASNGMGTLLALSQLIVYFMYYKSTPKEKKPSEVEISASGTDRV is encoded by the exons ATGGTTGATGCTCAACAAGTTCGTTTCATCATCGGAGTCATCG GAAATGTTATCTCCTTTGGTCTCTTTGCCGCACCAGC GAAGACATTTTGGAGGATCTTCAAAAAGAAGTCAGTTGAGGAGTTTTCATATGTGCCTTACGTAGCGACGGTCATGAACTGTATGCTGTGGGTGTTCTACGGTCTTCCTGTGGTTCACAAGGACAGTATTCTGGTTTCCACCATTAACGGTGTTGGGTTAGTCATCGAGCTTTTCTACGTTGGTATCTACTTGCTCTACTGTGGTCACAAGAAGAACGCTAGA AGGAACATAGTGTCATTCTTAGCTCTTGAAGTTGTTGCTGTTGCGGGTATTGTTCTGGTCACGCTCTTTGCAATCAAGAATGAGTTTGCTAAGCAAACATTCGTTGGTGTGATTTGTGATGTCTTCAACATTGCTATGTATGGAGCTCCTTCATTGGCCATT GCTAAAGTGGTGAAAACCAAGAGTGTTGAATACATGCCATTCTTGTTGTCTTTGGTCTGTTTCGTTAATGCTGCTATTTGGACTTCTTACTCTCTCATCTACAAAATCGATATCTACGTCCTC GCAAGTAATGGGATGGGGACCTTGTTGGCTCTTTCTCAGTTGATAGTGTATTTCATGTACTACAAATCAACTCCAAAGGAGAAGAAGCCATCTGAAGTTGAGATTTCAGCCTCAGGGACGGACAGAGTTTGa